Below is a window of Pseudomonas eucalypticola DNA.
GTCGGCCACCTCGTCGCGGGTCACCAGCCACGGGCCGATGGGCCCGAAGGTGTCGAAGCCCTTGCCCTTGTCCCAGGTACCGCCACGCTCCAATTGCCATTCGCGTTCGGAAATGTCATTGATCACGCAATAGCCGGCCACATGCTCCCAGGCATTGGCTTCATCGATGTAGCGTCCGCCCTTGCCGATGACCACGCCCAATTCCACTTCCCAGTCGGTTTTCTTCGACCCTCGGGGAATCTCCACGTCGTCGTTGGGCCCGCAGATGGCGCTGGTCCATTTGTTGAAGATCACCGGTTCGCTGGGCACCGCCATGTTCGATTCGGCAGCGTGGTCGGCATAGTTCAGGCCGATGCAGATGAACTTGCCCACCTGGCCCACGCAGGGGCCGATGCGCGGGGTACCCGGCACCAGGGGCAGGCTGCGTGCCTGCAATCCTGCCAGCTTGGCCAGGCTTTCCGGTTCCAGCTGGGCACCGCCGATGTCCGGGACATGGCCGCTGAGGTCGCGGATCTGCCCTTGGTCGTCCAGCAGGCCGGGTTTTTCCTGGCCCTTGGGGCCGTAGCGCAGCAATTTCATCGCAAACTTCCTGATT
It encodes the following:
- a CDS encoding ureidoglycolate lyase, yielding MKLLRYGPKGQEKPGLLDDQGQIRDLSGHVPDIGGAQLEPESLAKLAGLQARSLPLVPGTPRIGPCVGQVGKFICIGLNYADHAAESNMAVPSEPVIFNKWTSAICGPNDDVEIPRGSKKTDWEVELGVVIGKGGRYIDEANAWEHVAGYCVINDISEREWQLERGGTWDKGKGFDTFGPIGPWLVTRDEVADPHQLDLWLEVDGHRYQDGNTRTLVFQIPALIAYLSRCMSLQPGDIISTGTPPGVGLGVKPDPVFLKPGQEMRLGIAGLGEQRQRTVQAD